Within the Phycisphaerae bacterium genome, the region GATGGTTTTCCCACGGCAGGGTCCCCTTGCCGCCGGAGAAGAAGAAGCCCATAGGGTCGGCAAGCACGCCCGAGCTGTCATCCAGGAATTGCTCCTGTGGCATGGCGTCCGTCGACCAACCGCCGCCGAGCGCCTTGTACAAAGCAATGAGATTGACGGCGACTTGCCCTCGGCTCTGCGCAAGGGCAGTCTCCAGATTCACCAGCGAACGCTGGGCAATCAGTACGTTCTGGAAATCGGTCAGGCCATCCTGGTAACGTTTCTCGGCGAGTTGGGCCGAGCGGCGGACGGCCTCCGTTGCCCGCACCAGCGCCGTGTAGCGGGCCTGCTCGCGCGTGTAAGCGACCAGCGCAGTCTCGACGTCCTGCAGGGCCTGCAGGAGCGTTTGCTCGTAGAAAACATACGCCTGATGGGTCACCGCCTGTTGAGCGGCGATCCGGTTGAGATTCCGCAGTCCGTCGAAGAGGTTCCACCGCAATGCCGGACCGAATCCATACGTGACGCTCCGGGAGTCGAGCATGTGATTGATGTCCGTCGCCTGGAACCCGAAAGTGCCCGAGAGGGTGAATCTCGGATAAAGGTCGGCGGCGGCTACGCCGATTTGGGCGGTTTGCGCGGCCAGACGCCGCTCGGCCGCGCGAATATCGGGACGGCGTCGAAGAAGATCCACCGGAACGCCGATGAGGGTTTCCGCCGGCGGTTTGGGAATATCGCGTACCTGCGACAACTCGTCGTACAGCGCCGCCGGTTCCCGGCCGACCAAAACGCTCAGGCGATAGATTGCTGCCGACAAAGCGGCCTCGATCAGCGGCAATTCGGACTCCGTGGTCGCCAGATTGGTCTCCGCCTGGCGGACATCCAGCTCGGACACAAGATCGGAATCGAACTTCACCTGTGTCAAGGCCACGGTTTCCTTCTGAAGC harbors:
- a CDS encoding efflux transporter outer membrane subunit, giving the protein MTGHQPVVACSFMVIVCLCCLPSGCSVGPGYRAPTPELPEAWHQTTTGGPAEENADLQEWWHVFEDDLLSDLIKRAAEGNLDLRLAVLRIREARALRNIAAGGLLPSLAGQGGWQRSRASANGLMGGAVQAPGKGTQFANTMARGIASSALSEGLGTAFPGAPAVTNSLAGGLMGLLPTPTRLAKTEAMDLYTTGFDASWEIDVFGGIRRNLESADAVLAAAVEDYRGVLVSLLAEVAATYVDVRSLQSQIEATQRNIKLQKETVALTQVKFDSDLVSELDVRQAETNLATTESELPLIEAALSAAIYRLSVLVGREPAALYDELSQVRDIPKPPAETLIGVPVDLLRRRPDIRAAERRLAAQTAQIGVAAADLYPRFTLSGTFGFQATDINHMLDSRSVTYGFGPALRWNLFDGLRNLNRIAAQQAVTHQAYVFYEQTLLQALQDVETALVAYTREQARYTALVRATEAVRRSAQLAEKRYQDGLTDFQNVLIAQRSLVNLETALAQSRGQVAVNLIALYKALGGGWSTDAMPQEQFLDDSSGVLADPMGFFFSGGKGTLPWENHLDEQPETGPNSTNPE